From Rhizobium sp. BT03, one genomic window encodes:
- a CDS encoding GntR family transcriptional regulator, giving the protein MNAEIASPDRKTSLELALRRRILTMELPPGSVLDEVALSEEFGLSRPPVRELMRQMAGEGFIELETNRAARVSSMSYQSLRDFFLLAPMIYITANKLAAENRTKAELEVLKQIQRAFRKAVEDCDVESRVFHNDQFHRQIGEMAHNVYVVPSLRRLQIDHARIGKIFYQHPNTPRMQEELELASDQHEEMIEAIERRDAEASGELARLHIELSRRNMAMYAAPEGLETPTL; this is encoded by the coding sequence ATGAACGCTGAAATCGCCAGTCCCGACCGCAAGACCAGCCTCGAACTTGCCCTGCGCAGGCGCATCCTGACCATGGAGCTGCCACCGGGGTCAGTGCTTGATGAAGTGGCCTTGAGCGAAGAGTTCGGGCTGTCTCGCCCACCGGTGCGCGAGCTGATGCGACAGATGGCCGGCGAGGGTTTCATTGAGCTCGAGACGAACCGCGCCGCCCGCGTCAGCTCGATGAGCTATCAGTCGTTGCGCGACTTCTTCCTGCTGGCGCCGATGATTTACATCACCGCCAACAAGCTCGCGGCCGAGAACCGCACGAAAGCGGAACTCGAGGTCCTCAAGCAGATCCAGCGCGCCTTCCGCAAAGCGGTCGAGGACTGCGATGTGGAGAGCAGGGTGTTCCACAACGACCAGTTCCATCGGCAGATCGGCGAGATGGCCCACAATGTCTATGTCGTTCCAAGCCTGCGCCGCCTGCAGATCGACCACGCCCGTATCGGCAAGATCTTTTACCAGCACCCGAACACGCCGCGCATGCAGGAAGAACTCGAGCTGGCGTCGGATCAGCACGAGGAGATGATCGAGGCCATCGAGCGGCGTGATGCCGAAGCCTCCGGCGAGCTGGCGCGACTCCATATCGAGCTCTCCCGGAGGAATATGGCCATGTACGCGGCCCCCGAGGGACTGGAGACGCCGACCCTCTAA
- a CDS encoding L-idonate 5-dehydrogenase, with translation MQTRLARLYQKGDLRIETDTVPVPGPGEVLLKMAAAGICGSDLHYYQDGGFGPVRVREPIIPGHEAAGSVSRAGEGVDLKAGALVAVNPSQPCGQCEYCEKGLPIHCLEMRFMGSAMRLPHEQGMFREWLVVPAKQCFEVGPATTAAEAACSEPLSVCLHAASRGGDITGKRVLITGTGPIGALMVAVGAYHGAAEIVVTDLADAALERARAMGASRTINVSRDAAALAQFEAGKGYFDLVFECSAAAPAIRSAIAAIKPRGTIVQVGVTGEIAIPLNAIVGKELHIHGTQRFHEEFATAVELISSRKIDVRPIISHSLPLEQATAAFTLAGDRTTACKVQLTF, from the coding sequence TCTCAGGATCGAAACCGACACCGTTCCGGTCCCCGGTCCAGGCGAAGTGCTTCTCAAAATGGCGGCCGCAGGTATCTGCGGCTCAGATCTGCACTATTATCAGGATGGCGGCTTCGGCCCGGTCAGGGTTCGCGAGCCGATCATCCCGGGCCACGAAGCCGCGGGAAGCGTGAGCCGGGCAGGCGAGGGGGTCGATCTCAAGGCCGGCGCGCTGGTGGCGGTCAATCCCAGCCAGCCCTGCGGCCAATGCGAATATTGCGAAAAGGGCTTGCCGATCCACTGCCTGGAGATGCGCTTCATGGGCAGCGCAATGCGCCTGCCGCATGAACAGGGCATGTTCCGGGAATGGCTGGTGGTGCCGGCCAAACAATGTTTCGAAGTCGGGCCTGCGACGACGGCCGCCGAAGCGGCCTGCAGCGAGCCATTGTCGGTCTGCCTGCACGCCGCATCGCGGGGCGGCGATATCACCGGCAAACGTGTCCTCATCACCGGCACCGGCCCGATCGGCGCCCTGATGGTTGCGGTTGGCGCTTATCACGGCGCAGCCGAGATCGTGGTGACCGATCTGGCGGATGCCGCGCTGGAGAGGGCAAGGGCGATGGGCGCCAGCCGCACGATCAATGTTTCCCGGGACGCGGCAGCGCTTGCGCAATTCGAGGCGGGCAAGGGCTATTTCGATCTCGTCTTCGAATGCTCGGCTGCCGCACCTGCGATCCGCAGCGCCATTGCCGCCATCAAGCCGCGCGGCACCATCGTCCAGGTCGGCGTCACCGGAGAGATCGCGATCCCGCTTAACGCCATTGTCGGCAAGGAGCTTCACATCCACGGAACGCAGCGCTTCCACGAGGAATTCGCCACCGCCGTCGAGCTGATCTCCAGCCGTAAGATCGATGTGCGGCCGATCATCAGCCACAGCCTGCCGCTCGAACAAGCCACCGCCGCTTTCACCCTCGCCGGCGACCGCACGACTGCCTGTAAGGTGCAGCTTACGTTTTAG
- a CDS encoding dihydrodipicolinate synthase family protein, with protein sequence MTAFPFPGLNLAITTPFDDAGRIDYGQLEINVEHYLAAGIRSFLFSSGTGMHVYLSKQESEELVRRGAKIVNGRAKVIAQTSALLVEDVVERTARARDAGAEGVMVLPPFFEGPTDDQGILDFYAEVAESGLPVIGYNVPQAVGVAITPELLEKLNDIPGFSAVKDSSGDLGKQAALIRTGRFVMNGADPLVPYALYAGCDGLIWGGANFAPKTSVALVEAAAQRKWDEVRELWKFLEPAMGLIWEGDYVQSVYAAAELIGYGAGAPRKPLRALAPEKLPALRRAIEPLMGREAI encoded by the coding sequence ATGACCGCCTTTCCCTTTCCAGGACTCAATCTTGCAATCACCACCCCGTTCGACGATGCCGGCCGCATCGATTACGGACAGCTTGAAATCAACGTCGAACACTATCTCGCCGCCGGGATCCGCAGCTTCCTGTTCAGCTCGGGAACCGGCATGCACGTCTATCTCTCCAAGCAGGAGTCCGAAGAACTGGTCCGCCGTGGCGCGAAGATCGTCAATGGCCGCGCCAAGGTGATCGCCCAGACTTCGGCCTTGCTGGTGGAAGACGTCGTGGAGCGGACGGCCCGCGCCCGCGACGCCGGCGCCGAAGGCGTCATGGTGCTTCCGCCCTTCTTCGAAGGGCCGACCGACGACCAGGGCATTCTCGATTTCTACGCCGAGGTCGCCGAATCTGGCCTTCCCGTTATCGGCTATAACGTGCCCCAGGCGGTCGGCGTCGCCATCACGCCGGAACTCCTCGAAAAGCTGAACGACATTCCGGGCTTTTCAGCCGTCAAAGACAGCAGCGGGGATTTGGGAAAACAGGCAGCCCTCATCCGTACCGGCCGTTTCGTCATGAACGGCGCCGACCCGCTCGTTCCCTATGCACTTTATGCCGGATGCGACGGCCTGATCTGGGGTGGCGCAAACTTCGCGCCGAAAACCTCTGTCGCCCTCGTCGAGGCCGCCGCACAGCGCAAATGGGACGAGGTCCGCGAGCTCTGGAAATTCCTGGAGCCGGCGATGGGCCTGATCTGGGAAGGCGATTACGTGCAGTCCGTCTATGCAGCCGCCGAGCTGATCGGTTATGGCGCCGGCGCCCCAAGAAAGCCGTTGCGCGCCCTTGCCCCGGAAAAGCTTCCCGCTCTCCGGCGCGCGATCGAACCGCTCATGGGGCGGGAAGCGATCTGA
- a CDS encoding FAD-binding oxidoreductase, with protein sequence MTQAAQNVFVASRLPKRAGLSGWVATLAPRTPRPALDEAISVDVAIIGGGFAGLSAAHRISQLDPTVRVAVLEAGIVAEGPAGANSGFIIDLPHEVSSDDFSGESEGKFRDSVLLQRSAIALASELAAENGWGKDLFDPCGRYSIAMSTEGDKHLEAYSLQLSKMGEAHRLLKGPEIEAVTGSQAFTSGLFSPGTIIIQPAAYISGVADCLKLPVRLFEQTPALSFERSGGGWLVKTPKGSVQAGKIIMANNGHAESFGFFRGRLLHVFTYASLTEEFDPARLGGERKWAATPALPMGTTVRRINTKGGDRVLIRSRYSYNPGIEIGDTDIRSAGRLHAGKFSHRFPTLAGVGMQYRWGGAMALTRNHVPAFGEIERGVFAACGCNGLGASNSTAAGIAAAERVLDHDSELGRVYDRLATPVALPPQPLTTIGAKIHLAYREWRAGTE encoded by the coding sequence ATGACCCAGGCCGCACAGAACGTCTTCGTCGCCTCCAGGCTTCCCAAACGCGCCGGCCTGTCGGGCTGGGTGGCCACACTTGCACCACGCACGCCGCGCCCGGCCCTGGACGAAGCGATCAGCGTCGATGTCGCGATCATCGGCGGCGGCTTTGCCGGCCTGTCGGCGGCCCACCGGATCTCGCAGCTCGATCCGACCGTCCGGGTCGCCGTTCTCGAAGCCGGCATCGTCGCCGAAGGCCCGGCCGGCGCCAATTCCGGCTTCATCATCGATTTGCCCCACGAGGTTTCCTCGGACGATTTCAGTGGCGAATCGGAAGGCAAGTTCCGCGACTCCGTGCTCCTGCAGCGTTCGGCCATCGCTCTTGCGAGCGAACTCGCCGCTGAGAACGGCTGGGGAAAGGATTTGTTCGATCCCTGCGGCCGCTACAGCATCGCGATGAGCACGGAGGGCGACAAGCATCTCGAGGCCTATTCGCTGCAGCTTTCGAAGATGGGCGAAGCACATCGCCTGCTCAAAGGCCCGGAAATCGAAGCCGTGACTGGATCGCAGGCCTTCACCTCGGGCCTGTTCTCGCCCGGCACGATCATCATCCAGCCGGCCGCTTACATAAGCGGCGTGGCCGACTGCCTAAAGCTGCCGGTGAGGCTGTTCGAGCAGACGCCCGCCCTCTCCTTCGAGCGCTCCGGAGGCGGCTGGCTGGTGAAGACGCCGAAGGGATCGGTGCAGGCGGGCAAGATCATCATGGCCAATAACGGCCATGCGGAAAGCTTCGGTTTCTTCCGCGGGCGTCTCCTGCATGTCTTCACCTATGCGTCCCTGACGGAGGAGTTCGATCCGGCAAGGCTCGGCGGCGAAAGGAAATGGGCGGCGACCCCGGCGCTGCCGATGGGAACGACGGTGCGCCGCATCAATACCAAGGGCGGCGACCGCGTCCTCATACGTTCCCGCTACAGCTATAATCCCGGCATCGAGATCGGCGATACCGATATCCGCAGCGCCGGCCGCCTGCATGCCGGCAAGTTTTCCCATCGTTTCCCCACGCTCGCCGGTGTCGGCATGCAGTACCGCTGGGGCGGCGCGATGGCGCTGACGCGCAACCACGTGCCGGCCTTCGGAGAAATCGAGCGCGGCGTTTTCGCGGCCTGCGGCTGCAACGGCCTCGGCGCATCGAACTCCACCGCCGCCGGCATCGCCGCGGCCGAACGCGTGCTCGATCACGACTCCGAACTCGGCCGTGTCTACGACCGCCTGGCGACGCCGGTTGCGCTGCCGCCGCAGCCGCTGACGACGATCGGCGCGAAAATCCATCTTGCCTACCGCGAATGGCGTGCCGGCACGGAATGA